In the Marinobacter sp. Arc7-DN-1 genome, AGGCTCTGGATAATGCGTCTGGTTTAATCTCAAAACACTACAGTGACACCACTGCCTACAACCTTCACAAGTATGTTGCAGAGTTCGCAGCGCATTGCGATTCGAATGGTCTATGTCGGGTTTTATTGCTGTACAAATACGCTAGGATGAGGCGGCCAGCGACCACAGGAGGGATAAATCACAAAAGGTTGGATGATCCAGAGGTTCTGGAGACGAAGTCGGACAAACTAGTTGATCCCGCTGTGTTTCGAGTCATTGGTGAACTCTACTTAAAAGTTCCCCAAGATCATAAGTATCGCTTCTATATTTTGATGTTGACGCTATTTGCTTGCACAGGAAGACGATTCAGTGAGGTTTCACTATTACCCAATCAGCAGCTGTCTCTTGATGAAGAGGGTAATGCCTATATCGAATACTTCCCGAGGAAAGCTAGTCGAGGAGATGTATTTACACCAAAGCGTAGGCTGTACTTGCCGTCAGAGGTAAGCTCTATTGTTGGCGATGTGCTCATTGATATAGCAGAAATTACCGCAAAAGAGCGGGCAACAGCAGAAGAAATGCAAAAAACTGGGGGGGCTGACCTAAGGTTTTTGGACGGCACCTCGGAAGATAAAAAGCTATATGCGGCTGATTTAACTGAATTGGGGATCAGTCATACTGTTTTGGGCACAATTGGCTGGCTCAGGAAGCAAAACCTTGCGTGGCCAGATCATAGCGCGTTAACCAAGCAGGGAATTAAGCCTGCAAATCCCATTTTTTACACTTACAAAAGTGGATTGGTTGAATACTGTTTCCGTGATTTCTCGGAAGCATATTTATCGGCTATCCATACGGATCAATTCGGCAAAGAGTACTACCTAAAAGATCTGTTATTCATTCGTCCTGTGGGACTTTCTAGTGGGAGCTACGCGCACTGGTTGGTGTCAATGGCCATTTATTTTGACCCACCTTTGGCCAATAAAATTGACCCACCTTTCATAGTCTAGCCTGTCGTTTTCTGCTTCAGCCGATAGCTTTCTCCTCCCAGCATAAAGATGTGTGAATGGTGGATGACCCGATCAATGATCGGCACCGCCACGTTGTCGTCGTGGAAGAACTCGCCCCAACTGGTGAAGTCCTTGTTGGTGGTGAGGATGATGGACCGGTATTCGTACAGGCTGTTGATCAGCTGGAACAGGTTGTACCGGGCCTGCCGCGTCATGGGCAGGTAACCCAGTTCATCGATGACCAGCAGGTCGTACTTGGCCAGTTGGCTGACCCGCTTTTTCAGCTCACCCTTCATCTCGGCCAGCTCTAGTTCTTCCACCAGATCGAGAGCGTTGCGGAACAGCACCCGGTAGCCGGCCTCCACAGCTTTGTGGCCAATGCCGATGGCCAGGTGGGTCTTGCCTACACCGGGCGGACCGATGAACACCAGGTTGTTTCGCTCGTCGATGAACTGGAAGTCCAGCAAGGCATTGACCTGGCGTTTGGTAATGGTGGTCTGGTGCCGGTAGTCGAAGCCCTCCAGGCGCTTCTCCGCTGGGAACGCAGCCATTTTCCGGTTCCGGCGGATGCGTTTGTCCTGGCGCTGGGTCAGTTCGTGCTCGGCAAGCCGGTCCGCGAAGCTGAGATAGGACATCTCGTTGGCTTCAGCCTCGGCCAGCAGGTTGGTCAGTTCGTCGGCGGCCGCGCTCAGGCGCAGGCTGCGGTAACGGGCCACGGTCTGTTCAAGCTGGCTCATGGGTCACCCCCTGGCCACTGGAGCGGCCAATATGGCGGTAAGCGCTCAGATCCAGTGTTTCTTTTGGTTCCGATAGCGGTTCCGGCTGTCGCTCCCGGAGAACGGCGGCCTGGGCTGCTTCCAGATAACTTTGCAGCCGTGTCGCGGTCATGCCGGGACGCTCTGCCAGCGTCGTAATTAATGCCGGATCCACGGGCGCATGGCGCTTGAGCAGGTCACGGGCAGCCACCAGCTGGTCCTTGTAGATCTTGGGCTCGGAACGCTTGAGCTGTTGGCACAACCGTGGCCCGATGTCACTGCCGATCAGGTCGTTGATCTTACCCTCAAGGGTGGCCACCCGCTGGGCATGATCCCGGTAGTGGTGGGTGTTCTTGATTACCTTGCCTTTATCGGCACACAGAGCATGGCTGGCAATGACTTCCCCTGTGTTCAGGTCGCTGATGTGGAGTTGGCCGCCGGACTCCAGAACGCCCACCCGGGCCTGCTGCCAGGCCATGGGCACAGAGTACTTGTTGGCCTTCCAGGCGATCAGGCCGGTCTTGTCGGCTCGACGTGTCTCGTGGGCCACAGATTGCACGCAAGCTGGTGACAGGTAAGCCTCCAGGTGTTCTCGCTCATCCCGTTCGAAGCGTTCCCGGGGTGGTTCTCCGGTGGTGCCGTGGATGCGGACATTGGCTACGCTCTCAAGCCAGTCCTGCACGTGCTGGCGCACGTGCTCCTGGTCCCGGAAGACTTCACCGTAGAGGCAATCCTGCTTGACGTACTTCACGCCAGCTTCCACCTTGCCCTTGCTCTCCGGGTCATAGCCTTCGCAGGCATGGATCCGGAACCCGGCCGTGGTGGCATACTCATGGAACCGTTGGTTTAGCGTCAGTTCCCGGTACTGCTCGTTGATCACCACCAGCTTGGTCTGATCGTAGACGCACTCCTCTGGCAGGCCACCGAAGTAACGCAGGGCTTCGTCATGGAGCTGGATAAACGTCTGGGTATCCAGCGGGCGGAAGGCCAGACCCACGTACATCAGCCGTGAGAAGGACAGCACGAACACACGAAGTGGAGAATCCGCTCTTCGCCACCGATCAGCACGCCGCGCAACTCACCCGGATCCACCTGACACTGAACACCCGGCACATCGTCCAGAATGGGTTCGTAGTAGCGCATCTGGGCCGAGGCCACTTCCTCCTTAAGCACCCGCACATAGCGTCGGATGGTGCGATCCGAGGCCGACAACTCGCCAACCCTCTCTTGCAGCTTGCGGGCAATCTTGACGGCGCTGAGCTTGGGAAACTGCTGGAGCAAATGCACCAGATAATCCCGGTGATCATCGAGTCGCTTGCTCCGCGAGGGGTCTGCAAACCGTTCTGAAATCGCATCCACCTCCATCCGCAGGTACTTGCGAACGGTATTGCGGGACAACCCCAGTTCCTGACTGATGGCGCGGATCGACAGCCCTTTGCCGTTATCGTGCAGTGCCTTGATCTTGTGTATCACAACCCACTCCTTCACTGACATGCCCCCGGCCATGGATAAAAGCGGGGGACAGTAGCTGGTTCTGTGGCCTGACGGCCACCCGGGGGTGGGTCAAAATTAATGGCCAGTAGTGGGTCATTTTAATTGGCCACTAACAGTTGGCTACCATTTGCACCCATGCGATGCTCGCCACATTTCTCCGCTATTTCCCTGCGCTTGCCGCCGAATACGCATCCGGCAGTATCGAGGTAGATTTTACCAGTCACCACTTCCGTCACACGCTTAATACCCTGCTTGATGAGGGCGGCTTAAGTGACCTGCTGCAAACTGAATGGTTTGGTCGAACCAACCCAAGAGACACCAAAGCCTATCAGCATACATCCCGCGAAAAACGAGCACTGATGCTCCGTGAAGACATCAAAACAGGCTTGGTTGGAGGACAGTTAGCTGAGCAAATCAAAGTTGTACCGGTAGGAGCCCAGGATGCCATTCTGAAAGCGCGAATTCAGGCGGTACATGATGTCGGTACGGGTATCTGTATCCACAATTTCTCTCAAACACCCTGCGAGCGGCATTTGCAATGTTCGGCGGACTGCAAAGACTACGTGTGGGCTAAGGATGATAAGGGGCGTCTGGACGAGCAGAAGCGCCAGTATGCCCTTACTGCGCTGACACGAAAAAATGCTGAAAAGCAGTTGGATAGCGCCAAGCCGAAAAAGAGTGCGGACTGGCTGGCACACAACGATAAAAAACTTAAAACACTGGCTGCCCAACTGGCCGACAACGGGGTGGAGCACTTTGACCCCGAAGAATATCTAAACGAGGTAGAGCATGGTTAAACGCTTCAGACGCATGTCCGACAGTGACATCAATTCAATTGTTGCCGATTTGGATCGCTGGGCGCTGGGTGAGCTTGGATCAAAACTAACCTGGGCTGTGCTAGAAGAACGCTTTGGCTTTAGCCGCCAATCGCTCCAGGCTAAATCTGAAATCAAAGCTGCTTATGACAACGCCAAACGAGCACTGTCGGGCGGATTGGTGAAAACCAAAGAACAGGCCACTAAAGAGGCCGAAGAGCTTCAGGTAGAGGTAGATCGCCTCAAAGCGGAGCTAGATGCCTACAAGCGAAAGGAAGAGCTGTGGATGCGTCGCTGGCAGCAAATCGCCTTTCATGTGCGGCAGAAAGGCATACAGATGGCCAGTGCTGATAGGGCCCCGCCAGAAGGGGCTGCTCTACCCTCTAACACTGAAACCGCGCAGATTCTCCAGCCGTTTGATAAGGAAATTCCACCTTCAGGGAGGATTTAGATTGTTATGAATATTGATTGGGATGTTGTGCGGAAAAACATAAAATTTTTGGTTGCGCTGTTTAGACCTTCATTGGCGAAGGCACTAAGTGTGCCGCTGTTGTTGGCAGGAATAGGTATCCTCAATCCTCCTTTGTGGCTGGATATTCTAAATTGGTTTTTGAGTAATCAGAAAGTCCTTCCAGAATATAGCGAGCCAATATCAACTCCAATGTATATAACTGGCTGGGTGCTAATCGGTTTTAGTATTTTGATTTATTTTATTGAAGTTTGGCTTCAAATTAAATCAATGCGTCAGGATAGCGAAAGAAAGCTACTGGATGTTGCCAAGGATCATCCAAAACAAACAGCAGATTTGATAGTTGATAAAATTCGGAGCGCAGGATTTACAGCTCAACACCTTCAAGACGAAAAAATAGAAGAACTAGCTCGCGAAATTACCTTACTGCGATTTTTCGGTTCCTTTCCTAAGGAAGAGAAGGCGACGGCTTTAGCAGAAAGCATTATTGGCGGTGAACTGTCTGGCGGTACCCCTCAAGCAAAAGCCAAGGCACTAGCGCTACTGGCAAGATACTTGTGCGTGGGGGAAAAAGTTGATCAGGCGAAAAGCTGGTTATCAGCCTCTAAAAAGCTATGCCAAACGGAAGAGGCAGAAATAGCTCAGGCCTTTATTGACGCGATTGGGTCAAAAAATGTAGATGCGGCGTCTGGTTTGCTTAAGGCAAGTAGCCCATCTAATTATGCCGCCTTCTTCATGATTAAAAAAACAGTAGAGGGAAACGAAGCTGCTTTTGACTGGCTTGACGGTGCAGGTTTAAGTGTTCAGGACCTAGATAATGATGGAAAAGTCGTTTTAGTTTCTGCATTGCTGTCAGAACATCGATGGGAAAAGGCTTTAAATTTTGTGCAGGCAATAGGCGATGAATCCCTGTCTATATCGCCAGCGCTGGCTCAGATTTCTGCATTCACATTTTTAGTAAATGCAATTAAGGCCACTGAACTTCGCGAAATCGTAATGAATTCTGTTCCATTAGCGGCAGAGCGATTTCCGCTGGCAGATGATTCTGACTCTATATTGCTTAGAAATCGCGCTGTCGAGCTGTTTAAAGTTTGTTCGGAACTGGCGAGGCGTCTTGGTGCTGAAGATGTCGCGAATATGGCAGATAACTATGAGCTGTGGTTAGAGCTTAGAAACAGTGAAACACATGAGCAGGCAAAGGTTCAACTTCAGAGCTACTTCGTTAATTACACTCAAAAAACGCTTGAGTATTTGCCATTGGCATTCGCGTTTGGAATTGATATTGATTTTGAGTCAATTGAAAAGGAAGTCAATAGGCAAACGGCACTAAGCTATGATAATGATCCAATTCTTGGTTTAGCTAGGTTTGTATTGGCACAAACAAAAAAACCAGCCTCGGCAGTGGCGGAGTATATCGTTCGCCACAGGACCCAAATGGAAAGAGCCGTTAATCCCATTGCCATTAATATGTTTGAAATAGAGGCATTGGCGCGATCAGGGCTGGTGGATGATGCAGAACAGCTCCTACAAAATATGGAGGGTTCGGGGGCGCCAGAAGATGAAGTAAGGAATCTGAAAAATATTATTGAGTCAGTCAAGGGTGAAGATCCAGTTGCATTAGCCATAAGCCAATTTCAACAAAGTAAAGCTACAAATGACCTTTCTCATTTGGTTAATTTGCTAGAAAGAGAAAATCTTGGGGATAGATACTACTCATATTGCCGGGAGCTTTTTGATCGCACTGGCCAGGAATCTGATGCTATTAGAGTCTGTAATGCCGCCTCTTCGCTTGGAAAATTTTCTGAGCTGCATCAATTTCTGTCAGATAGGATGGACATCATTAAGAGAAGCGAGGGGTTGCAGGCTCACTGGGCTTGGTCTCTATTTAGAAAGGGGGATCTAAGTGGCGCTCATGAACAGATTGCACTGTTGAGACAATCTAAATCACAACTACCTGGTCTTAAAACGCTTGAAATCAATTTATCTATATTCGGTGGTGACTGGGAATCCCTTAGCGTTTTTGTGGAGGATAGCTGGAATAGCCGGGAGGAGTTGAAGGCCGATGATCTTTTACAGGCCGCCCAGTTAGCTAAGGCCGTTTCCCCAGGTCGAGCAAGGCAAATAGTAGAGTTTTGTACTGGCAAATATACTGAAGATCCTCAAGTGTTAGCGGCATCGTACTTTACGGCGACCACGATGGGCTGGGAGGACAATCAAAAAGCATCCGAGTGGCTCAATAAAGCGATGGTTCTCTCCAATGACGATGGCCCATTGCATAGGGCATCATTAGAAGACTTAAAAGAGATGATGTCTGAAGCCAGGGAGAAAAATGAGAAGGTCTATAAAGCCTATATTGATGGTGATGCGCCTGTTTTTACAGTGGCGGAGCTATTGAACAGGACGATGTCTGACTTTTATCTGGTTCAGCCCCAGGAAAACAAAAACGCGAAAGATATACGGCGAAAAAATTTAGTCCCGATATTTCATGGTGCTAGGTCGGATCAGATTATTGATAGTGAGACGATTGCCATCGATGCCTCCAGTGCGCTGGTTATGGAGAATATAGGGCAACTACATTATTTGTTTGATTGCTTCGAGAGAATTGTTATCCCTCACTCGTTCATGCGCTGGTTGTTTGAAGAAAAGCAAAAAGTTGCTTTTCACCAGCCGAGCCAGATCGAAAAGGCAAAATATTTAGAGCGGCTGGTATCTGACGGCAGAATTTCCGTTTTCCATCCTAAAACGATCAACAATCCGGAGCTGGCGTTAGATATTGGTGATGAGCTTGCGTATATGCTTGAGGAGGCACATGCAAGTCCTAAAAATGAGTCGCAGGCATTGGTGGTGTGTTCCTGGCCTGTGTATAAGGTCGGTGGCTCTTTCAGGGAGGAGGAAGTTGACCTTTCATCATTTCATCACAGTCTGATTTCATGTTCACAATTAGTCAAAAAGCTCGAAGGTCTGTCTGTGATCACTGAAGCTCAGTGTGTTAAAGCCTTAAATTACCTACGCCAACACGAGAAAGAGTGGCCTGCCGATCTTGATGTGGCAAGTGGTGCAAGATTGTATCTCGATTCACTGTCAATCACCTATTTGATGACCGTTGAAATGCTCGACAAGCTCAGTGATGCTGGATTCGAAGTGTATGTCTTCAAGGGGGAGCGTGATAGGTATAGGTCGCTGATAAACTACGATTCAATCATCGAACAGGCAGATTCGAAAATAGAAAATATCAGGAAGCTATTTTCTAATGGGCTTACATCTGGGAAAGTGATCCTTGCTGAAATGCCGTTAAATAAAGACCAAGTGGCTGCCCCTAAGAATAATTATGCCAGGCCAACAGAAGAACTTTTTGAGACGCTTAAAATATGCGATACAGCCTTGATAGATGATCGATTTTTGAACAAGCATCGGAATATTACATTTGATGAAAGAACGGTATCAATTTTTACATCATTAGATTTTGTCGAGACGCTACACCATAAAGAGCTTATTTCTCAAGAACAGAAGCTTGATGCCAGAACATCACTTCGGGAGTTTGGGTTTGAGTTTGTTAGCATTTCCGCTGAAGAGCTTGAATATCATCTAAATCAATCAGTTATGGCAGATGGTGAGTTTAAGCCAACTAAGCAGCTAAAACTGATAAGAGAAAATCTGCTTTTGATCAGGATTAGTGGCTTGGTTCAACTCCCAAGAGATGCCCAGTGGCTACACGAAACGATGAAAACGATTGCACAAGCCATAAGGGCCCAGTGGTCGGTTGATATCCCACTTGAACTAAGCCGTGCCAGATCTTGCTGGCTTTATGAACTGATGGGCTATCGGGAGTGGGCTCAAGCCCATCAAATAAGGGGCGATGGAGGGATGGCCTATTTAGGTGAGGTTTTAAAGGTGAATTCCATGTTGATTGCACCGGAGTCTGTATCTGATAAGCAAAAGGAAGACTACAAAGCTTGGTTGGGTGAGTTTGTACTGGGGCCGCTGAAGGATTTCGATCCGTGGAGCTTTAAGAATGTGGTTGACTCTATGAAACAGCAGGTTAAAAGCATTTCTGACCAATCGACATTGGAGGAAGAGCTGGATGGCTAACTCCGATTCGATGCGTGCTTATATGGCCTCCCACGTTATCAATTTATTCCCCAGCCTGGTAAGGGCTGAACTATTATCTGATTCTAAGCTATTAGAAGAACTAGGTCTTGCGAGAGACGTTACGGTTAATTTTGTCGATAACGATATAGCCTTTTCCAGAAAAGCTTTCTTTAAGGCTATTCGCAGTGCTTTTGAAAATATCGAGGAAGAATTTTTTCTGGAGGATATTAAGGGCAATCCTTGGTCTCTACGCCATCATCCGGATGAACGTCCAGCCTTTTCTTTAACTAAGGGTGATTTGCAGATACTTAATGATAGTTTTTGGCCGCTTGGTGCTGATGTGGACAGGCGGTTAAGCCTATTTGAGACAGAAGCGAAGGGCAAATCACTTTCGAAAGACGAGCTGGACCGTTGGCGGGCAGTGCTTTCGACACCGACGATCAGTGATGATGATGTGTCAGATTTGTTGCTTGATTTGGAGCACTCGCCAAGTCACATTGAGGCCTTATTGCGACAGGAGTTTCAAGGCCCGTCAAATAAAGTTTCTACGCTGGTTCCAGATAATATTCGCTATTACGAAAGGCTTGTAGGGAAATGCTGTGGGAGTAAAAATATTGATGAGTACTGTAAGGTCGAGCTAAAACAGTATTTTGACAGCAGAATAGAAAGTGGAGTGACTGAGAATGATTTTTTGATGTGCATTCACAAGTCTATATCAGCAGTCGTTTCCAATGGCCCTATTGATGAGGTTCAGTATCACGCAATAGCAAGCCGGGCGATAGAATCCTGCCACCCAATACTTTTAATATCATGCCTCGAAGTAGGCATACTGAAATTCAAGGATACATCAGCTGCGATTATTAAGAAGCTGTTTGAATGCATATCTTCTGCCAAAACGTTAAATAACCTGCGCCTGTTTTGCTCAATGGCAGTTTTTGTTGATGGCGAACTGGCGCGATTGCAGATATTCAAAGGAATGCCACCATTCTACCGGCGCCTTTCTTCATTCGCCCAGTCAGCCTTAATTGTTAAAGTGGCGCTGGAAGAGGGCGTTGCTTTTGACAAAGTTGAGCAGTGGGCTTCTCAGCAAAGGGGGCTTTACTTTTTCTGCCAAAGCTTTATCGATTTAATAGAAGAGCCAAGGTGGCTGCCGACTTACTTAACCTCAGAGCAATTTATTAATGAACTGTATGGGCGGGTCAGTGTCGCGTGTCAAGAGCCCGATAAGTGTGAGGCGGTTGAATATCTTCAAAAGGAGCTTACGTCTGGTTCGCGATTGAATATGCACTCGTTCTTGCCTGGGCCATTGGAAGGTAACTCTGCACCAGCGGTTGTTCCGGATGAAATCTCGAATTTGCTTGCTAAGCATATTGACTGTGAGGCTACACTGGAGTCCTTTAGGGTTTTGATGAATTCGGCGCCCTTTTGGAATATTGATGATGATTATTTGGAGCGTGCTGTTTCACTGCTCGAAAGTGCGCAGCACAAATTAGCAGCGGTTAACGACAAGGATTCTGTCTATCAGGTGTTAAACGGACTGGCTCAGGTTGCTTGTATGACTAGAAGTAGAAAGCTTGCTGCGTCGGTGACGATTTTAAGCCGTCTATATCGGGACTATATTGATGTGGATTCTGAGCCCGAAAACTATCTGGCAATAGGTGCTGTGGCAGGAGCAGCCTTTGAGGATAAAGATGGTTGGGCAGAATATATAGGTCAATGGTGCACAGAATTGGCGTATATGCCAATCAGCGAAGACTCTATTGAGAGAATGGGGCGGATGCTTGAAAGGCTTTGCATTCTGGAGCCCTATTTATATTACACCTGTTCAAAAGCACTCGATATTTTTAGGATGCTGAGTAGAAAATAACAACCAGATTCATGAAACTATTTCGAGATATGGTTTGTGAGAGAGGCTCGCAAACAACTGGATTACGCATAGTTTGCTTAATTACGCATGTGGCGCGTAATCGTGCGTAATTTGAGGCAACTCTATCTCAAACCTCAAATTGGCCGGCTGGCTGCTGGTGGCGCCTTGGCCTAAGGAGCTCTTAGTCGGTGACGGCGTGAAAAAGGGTGTAAATACCAAGGTTTGACATAGAGTTGATGGCAAGAGCGGGAAATGGATTTTATTTCGCCGAGATCTTGCTAAAATGCGATTCAATGTTTGGTAGAAACAATCAGCCTTCCAATACCCGCCTTTTTGATTTTGGGTGTTGGAGCCGCCTGAGTTAATCAGGTTCTGTCGCTGAAAGTGTCAAGATTCTTTCTTTACGCTTGGCGGCTAATACTCCCACAGTACCTGCCCAGAAATTTGACAATATTGGGATTAACTTAACAGTTTTGGCTTTCGTTATGATAAAAACCAATATTTGCAACAAGTTGAATGGATTGTTCGCTACTTTATGTGAACTACGGGAGGCACTGCCAACGTCCATTCGGACCAATGCTTCAGGAACCTGCCTGGAGTGGATGCCGATTGAGGCGGCATCGAATTATCTGAGCCTTCCCCAGGGGCCATCGCCCGGCTCATTTGAAGCGGTGCCACTGCCTGGCGGAGCTTCGGCAACGGGAAGGGTTGTGGTTTACGGCTACGGATCCGATGTCTATAGCCCGGGAAGCCCGGGGCCACTCTCCCCGCCCGCGAGCATGCCTGCCGGAGCTCCGCCGGTTACGGTAACATTCAACGGCGGGGCGACTCACCGCTTTGCGGCGAAATCCCCTGCGCGCCGGTTCTACATTGTCGGAGACCCGGTATCAGTGTGTCAGCAAGGGCGCTTTCTCTACCGTTACAGGAACTATGGTATCAATAGTTCGCCCGCGTCCGGTTTGCCTGGCAGTTTTCCGGGGCGCGAGGTGATGGCTGCACAGCTGGTCAGTAATTCTCTGGTGTTCCGGGTTACGCCGCCGAGCCTTCAACGGGGAGCGGTCGTTTCGTTCAGTTTCGGTCTCGAGAGTCCGGATTCGGGTGAAACAACATCCATCAGCCAGGAGGTGCAGGTCCGAAATGTTCCGTGAAACTTCCATGGCAAGGTTGCAGCAAGGGGCGGGACTGCCGATCGCGCTCTTCATCATTACCGTTCTGACCCTGCTGGTGGCTGGCATGGCGCAGTTGCAGCAGGCAGGCAGTGAATCCGTAAGCCTCCAGATCCAGTCCCAACGGGCGTTTTTCGCAGCGGAAAGTGGCGCGCAGGTCGCCGTCGCCGAGGTGCTCGCCGCGGGCGATTGCAGTGCTGTCACGGGGTCTGTGACCTTTTCGGCGAACGGGCTGAGCGGCTGCGAGTCCGCTATGTTCTGTAATTCGGTGTCTGCCGACATTGATGGCGGGCCCGCTGAGGAGACGGTGTTTACGGTGCGCAGCGACGGGCAATGTGGCTCCGGAAGTGATCTGGCCAATCGCTCGGTAGAGGTACGTGTGCGATGAGACTGACCGGATCGTCGATAAACGCCGAGCTCAAATCCGAGGTGACGCGTGGGTAGCAGGCAGAGGGGCAGCTCAACAACCTTGAACAGTGTTTGCAGACTCATCGTTGCAATGACGGCGCTGGTTTTCGCGCCGGCAGCTCTGGGTGAGGACGCTTATTTCGAAACAGGTTCCGTTATCGTTTCCGGTTCGATTGATGCGGGCAACTGGGAGACTGTTACGCTCCGGGAAACCTATTCCAACCCGGTCGTGATCGTTGGTCCGGTATCCCATGACAATGACCTTTCCCTGAGTGCCAGGGTCCGGAATGTGTCCCCTGCGGGATTCCAGGTCGGCGTTCAGAGTCCCTGTGAGAGCGCTGGTGCGAGTGCGCCCGGAGGAGCCCAATGCCCGCCGCCTGGGGGCTGGCAGGCCGAGGCCATCCGGTATTGGGTGGTGGAAGAGGGCGTCTGGGAGTTTCCCGATGGTACGCTTCTGGAAGCCGGCCGGCTGTCCACCTCAACCGTCCGGTCGGCGGCAGGGTACTCGGGAGCGGTTGACACGGTAACCTTCCAGCAGGCTTTTTCTTCGTCACCCGTTGTGCTTCACGCTGTCAACACCTTCAATGACTCCGGCTGGATTACATCGTCCTCCTGGGGAAGTGGGAACGATACTCGCTTGAGACCGGGGGCATCGGCAATGAGTCTGGCGCTTGAAGGGGCAGAGGTGGTATCCGGCCATGGTGCAGAGGTGATTGGTTGGGTTGCCGTTGAGCCTGCGACTGGTGTCAATAACGGGCGTCCTTATGTCGCCGGACAGTCAGCCGGGCGGGACGTTGACCGCCATGAGGATGAGTGTCAGGGCTATCCTCTGAGCGGCTTTGCTGCGGGCCCTGATGTGGTGGTCAGTCACAATACCATGGCGGGGCGCAATGGTGGCTGGGTTCGCTTTTGTGGTGGTGAGTTATCACCTTCCGGTTTTTCCGTTCACATCGACGAGGATCAGGTCAACGATTCGGAGCGAACCGGTCTGGAGGAAGCTGTGAGCTGGTTCGCCTTTGAGGCGAATAGCAGCGGCCGCCTGATCCGGCCAACGACATTTTGCAGCGGCGTCACGGCGTTGTTCTGCGATGACTTCGATTCCGGAACGCTTGCCGGCGATGGCTGGGATGTTGATCCGTTCAGAGGTGGCCAAGCGGGGATTGGCGGGCAAACCAGTAACAGTGGAAACCTGTCGTTGTTCACCAGTAGTGGCGGTGTCTCGGTGACCTCACCCAGTTTTGATCTCTCCGGCTCAACCTCGGGCAGTCTTGAGTATTGGTGGCGGCGTGGTGATGACGCCTTCAGTGAAAACCCGGACAGAAACGAAGACCTGGTTGTTGAATTTCTGGATGATCGGAATCGGTGGATCGAAATTGAGTCCCTGGCGGGCGATGGGACGCCAGGACAAAGCGGGGCAACGCAGTTTGAGTTACCTTCCGGTGCCTTCCATTCGGCTTTCCAGTTTCGGTTTCAGCAGC is a window encoding:
- the istB gene encoding IS21-like element helper ATPase IstB; translated protein: MSQLEQTVARYRSLRLSAAADELTNLLAEAEANEMSYLSFADRLAEHELTQRQDKRIRRNRKMAAFPAEKRLEGFDYRHQTTITKRQVNALLDFQFIDERNNLVFIGPPGVGKTHLAIGIGHKAVEAGYRVLFRNALDLVEELELAEMKGELKKRVSQLAKYDLLVIDELGYLPMTRQARYNLFQLINSLYEYRSIILTTNKDFTSWGEFFHDDNVAVPIIDRVIHHSHIFMLGGESYRLKQKTTG
- a CDS encoding protein kinase; its protein translation is MVKRFRRMSDSDINSIVADLDRWALGELGSKLTWAVLEERFGFSRQSLQAKSEIKAAYDNAKRALSGGLVKTKEQATKEAEELQVEVDRLKAELDAYKRKEELWMRRWQQIAFHVRQKGIQMASADRAPPEGAALPSNTETAQILQPFDKEIPPSGRI
- a CDS encoding PIN domain-containing protein is translated as MNIDWDVVRKNIKFLVALFRPSLAKALSVPLLLAGIGILNPPLWLDILNWFLSNQKVLPEYSEPISTPMYITGWVLIGFSILIYFIEVWLQIKSMRQDSERKLLDVAKDHPKQTADLIVDKIRSAGFTAQHLQDEKIEELAREITLLRFFGSFPKEEKATALAESIIGGELSGGTPQAKAKALALLARYLCVGEKVDQAKSWLSASKKLCQTEEAEIAQAFIDAIGSKNVDAASGLLKASSPSNYAAFFMIKKTVEGNEAAFDWLDGAGLSVQDLDNDGKVVLVSALLSEHRWEKALNFVQAIGDESLSISPALAQISAFTFLVNAIKATELREIVMNSVPLAAERFPLADDSDSILLRNRAVELFKVCSELARRLGAEDVANMADNYELWLELRNSETHEQAKVQLQSYFVNYTQKTLEYLPLAFAFGIDIDFESIEKEVNRQTALSYDNDPILGLARFVLAQTKKPASAVAEYIVRHRTQMERAVNPIAINMFEIEALARSGLVDDAEQLLQNMEGSGAPEDEVRNLKNIIESVKGEDPVALAISQFQQSKATNDLSHLVNLLERENLGDRYYSYCRELFDRTGQESDAIRVCNAASSLGKFSELHQFLSDRMDIIKRSEGLQAHWAWSLFRKGDLSGAHEQIALLRQSKSQLPGLKTLEINLSIFGGDWESLSVFVEDSWNSREELKADDLLQAAQLAKAVSPGRARQIVEFCTGKYTEDPQVLAASYFTATTMGWEDNQKASEWLNKAMVLSNDDGPLHRASLEDLKEMMSEAREKNEKVYKAYIDGDAPVFTVAELLNRTMSDFYLVQPQENKNAKDIRRKNLVPIFHGARSDQIIDSETIAIDASSALVMENIGQLHYLFDCFERIVIPHSFMRWLFEEKQKVAFHQPSQIEKAKYLERLVSDGRISVFHPKTINNPELALDIGDELAYMLEEAHASPKNESQALVVCSWPVYKVGGSFREEEVDLSSFHHSLISCSQLVKKLEGLSVITEAQCVKALNYLRQHEKEWPADLDVASGARLYLDSLSITYLMTVEMLDKLSDAGFEVYVFKGERDRYRSLINYDSIIEQADSKIENIRKLFSNGLTSGKVILAEMPLNKDQVAAPKNNYARPTEELFETLKICDTALIDDRFLNKHRNITFDERTVSIFTSLDFVETLHHKELISQEQKLDARTSLREFGFEFVSISAEELEYHLNQSVMADGEFKPTKQLKLIRENLLLIRISGLVQLPRDAQWLHETMKTIAQAIRAQWSVDIPLELSRARSCWLYELMGYREWAQAHQIRGDGGMAYLGEVLKVNSMLIAPESVSDKQKEDYKAWLGEFVLGPLKDFDPWSFKNVVDSMKQQVKSISDQSTLEEELDG